Genomic window (Rana temporaria unplaced genomic scaffold, aRanTem1.1, whole genome shotgun sequence):
ACCAAGCTCTGAATTATTCGCACTGCCAGACCCTGAATTCTTGGCACTACCAAGCTCTGAATTATTGCCACTACCAGGCCTTGAAATCTGGACACTACCAGGCTCTAAATTCTTGGCACTACCAGGCACAGAACTCTTGGCATTACTAGGCCCTGGATTATTGGTACCAGGCCCTGAAATCTTGGCACTCCCAGGCCCTGAATTTTTGGCACTGCAAGGCTCTGGATTCTTGGCACTGCCAGGCTCTGGATTCTTGGCACTTCTGGGCTCTGGCTTCTTGGCACGTTTTGGCAGTACCAGGCTCTGAATTCTTGGCACTGAAAGACAACACACTGCCTTCATATTGTTATGCTCTTGGAAGATTGATTGAAGTAGGCAATCTAAATCGTGGGCAGTTGACAGATAGGCAACCGGAAGTCATATCAATATAGACAACTGGAACTTATGTCAATAGTATGTTGACAGAGTTAGCGGTACACTGGTGCAATTCCAATTCTTTCCTCTCATGTGTACAAGAGGGATACAACAGAACCTCTCAAAAGTAGATTTATCTACTAGTAGGGTTAATAATGAGCGTCTGAGATGGTGGGAAAAGCTTATTATCACCCCTGAAAGATCAGAGACAACATAAAGACCAAGTAGTGCTGGTGGTTAACCATAGAGATGTAGGAAGACGTTAGGTGACTTATCACTCCGGCACTGACCTAAAACAATGGATTAAGGTTATAATGGATTGGTTATAATTAGATAAGACCAAAGAATTTTTCTAAAGTTCTATCAGCTCATAGTATATTCATAAGGCCTGGTATAAATAGGCACCTGAAGCTTAACATATGTACCTCTGATTGTGCACTGAGTCTGCCTGCACTTTGGTTGAATCGGGCAGCATTTGCGTCCAATGGCTGCTAAAGATAAAATAACTTATTTCTTGTGATTCGCACACTTTAAATATGTGTTTGCAATCCAAGCAGCTGTGATCTGAACCGTGATGGCTGTGATAAGGCGATACATGACTAAGTGGGATGAGTGTACAGTTCAGGCAGCTGTGATCTGCATATCTGGA
Coding sequences:
- the LOC120924263 gene encoding small proline-rich protein 3-like — protein: MKAVCCLSVPRIQSLVLPKRAKKPEPRSAKNPEPGSAKNPEPCSAKNSGPGSAKISGPGTNNPGPSNAKSSVPGSAKNLEPGSVQISRPGSGNNSELGSAKNSGSGSANNSELGNAKNSEPGSDKNSVPRSANISEPGSANISEPGSAKNLELDSGNNSEPDSGNNSEPVSANHLELGSANNSEPGSAKNPGPYN